A region of Plantactinospora sp. BC1 DNA encodes the following proteins:
- a CDS encoding FKBP-type peptidyl-prolyl cis-trans isomerase, with the protein MSDPVQTPEQPGPTSQRRPTKQERRAAAEAAAAQAAANRARVQRVAGGTVGILLAGLGVAAVVVLPQVMEDAPRSSAAPVASATTPPAAEPTAPPEPTAPPESPGAPSRPPADLDPRLAERPTVEAGKGELTKLTVTPLIEGTGPAVQNGQTITANYVGVYYATGQEFDSSWRQGQPVPLQVGGMIPGMDQGLVGVKVGSRVQIDIPTDLAYGDNPTGGAPAGPLRFVVDVLAAQ; encoded by the coding sequence ATGAGCGATCCGGTCCAGACCCCCGAGCAGCCGGGGCCGACGAGCCAGCGGCGTCCGACCAAGCAGGAGCGCCGGGCCGCCGCGGAGGCGGCCGCGGCCCAGGCCGCCGCGAACCGGGCCCGTGTGCAGCGGGTGGCCGGCGGGACCGTCGGAATCCTCCTGGCCGGGCTGGGCGTCGCCGCCGTCGTCGTGCTGCCGCAGGTGATGGAGGACGCGCCCCGCTCGTCGGCCGCACCGGTGGCGAGTGCGACCACCCCGCCGGCCGCCGAGCCGACCGCCCCGCCGGAGCCGACCGCCCCGCCGGAGAGCCCCGGGGCGCCGTCCCGGCCGCCGGCCGACCTGGATCCCCGGCTGGCGGAGCGACCCACCGTCGAGGCCGGCAAGGGCGAGTTGACCAAGCTCACCGTCACTCCGCTGATCGAGGGCACCGGCCCTGCGGTGCAGAACGGGCAGACGATCACGGCCAACTACGTCGGTGTCTACTACGCCACGGGTCAGGAGTTCGACTCCTCGTGGAGGCAGGGCCAGCCGGTCCCGCTCCAGGTCGGCGGCATGATTCCCGGCATGGACCAGGGGCTGGTGGGGGTCAAGGTCGGCAGCCGGGTGCAGATCGACATTCCGACGGACCTCGCCTACGGCGACAACCCGACCGGCGGTGCCCCGGCCGGCCCGCTCCGGTTCGTGGTGGACGTCCTGGCGGCGCAGTAG
- a CDS encoding alpha-galactosidase — MTVPSQTRQPASSPATDGRLVHLRRAGVSLLLDATDPGVPAVLHWGADLGPLTEPELAGLGTALRRPARPGTPEGRPVGILPEHTYAWFGLPGLSGHRAGRDWSPRFRRTDLRVRDEPGGTGGEPAGTTAAIVVSATDDAARLDLVIEVELDPAGLLRLRAELTNPADADTYQLAGLLLGLPVPPQADELLDLTGRWCRERSPQRSPFTVGTRSRESRRGKPGLDASLLMVAGTAGFGFRTGEVWGVHLGWSGNHRLHAERTPDGEALLAAGELLLPGEIALAPGERYRTPWLYASYGRGLDEMSARYHAHLRRTGRAGRRPRPVVVNTWEAVYFDHDLDRLTALADAAAEVGAERFVLDDGWFLGRRDDRAGLGDWYVDPAVWPDGLHPLVAHVRGLGLEFGLWVEPEMVNPDSELARAHPEWILGTGGRLPRSARWQQVLDLTHPEAYEYLLGRLDALVREYDIDYLKWDHNRDLLDAGHQPSGRPGVHGQTLATYRLLDTLRERHRRLEIESCSSGGGRVDLGILERTDRIWGSDCIDALERQSIQRWTQLLLPPELIGSHVGSGRAHTTGRTHDLGFRAGTAFFGSFGIEWDLTAATGEQRQELAWWVTLYKRHRALVHGGAVVRVDHPDPALWVHGVVAPDRFEAIMAIVAVATGTTVNPGPVRLPGLDPDRRYLVRAVAPPEAARSLPAPPAWTTDGVRLTGRSLGNAGLQAPPLHPEQLLLLHLDGR; from the coding sequence GTGACCGTGCCGAGTCAGACCCGCCAGCCGGCGTCGAGCCCCGCCACCGACGGCCGCCTGGTGCACCTGCGCCGGGCCGGAGTCAGCCTGCTGCTGGACGCCACCGACCCGGGGGTGCCGGCGGTGCTGCACTGGGGCGCCGACCTCGGGCCGCTCACCGAGCCGGAACTCGCCGGCCTCGGCACCGCGCTCCGCCGGCCGGCCCGGCCCGGGACCCCGGAGGGCCGGCCGGTGGGCATCCTGCCCGAGCACACGTACGCCTGGTTCGGGCTGCCCGGGCTCTCCGGGCACCGCGCCGGCCGCGACTGGTCGCCACGGTTCCGCCGCACCGACCTGCGGGTGCGCGACGAGCCGGGCGGAACCGGCGGAGAGCCGGCCGGGACGACCGCGGCGATCGTGGTGAGCGCCACCGACGACGCCGCGCGCCTCGACCTGGTCATCGAGGTCGAACTCGACCCGGCCGGACTGCTCCGGCTCCGCGCCGAGCTGACGAACCCGGCCGACGCCGACACCTACCAGCTGGCCGGGCTGCTGCTCGGACTGCCGGTGCCGCCGCAGGCGGACGAGCTGCTCGACCTGACCGGGCGGTGGTGCCGGGAACGCAGCCCGCAGCGGAGCCCGTTCACCGTCGGCACCCGGTCCCGGGAGAGCCGCCGGGGCAAGCCGGGCCTGGACGCCTCGCTGCTGATGGTGGCCGGTACGGCCGGCTTCGGCTTCCGGACCGGCGAGGTCTGGGGGGTACACCTCGGCTGGAGCGGCAACCACCGGCTGCACGCCGAACGGACCCCGGACGGCGAGGCGCTGCTCGCCGCCGGTGAGCTGCTGCTGCCCGGCGAGATCGCGCTGGCGCCGGGCGAGCGCTACCGGACGCCCTGGCTCTACGCCTCGTACGGGCGAGGGCTGGACGAGATGTCCGCCCGGTACCACGCACACCTGCGCCGAACGGGCCGGGCGGGGCGGCGACCGCGCCCCGTGGTGGTGAACACCTGGGAGGCGGTCTACTTCGACCACGACCTCGACCGGCTCACCGCGCTGGCCGACGCCGCCGCCGAGGTCGGCGCGGAGCGGTTCGTCCTGGACGACGGCTGGTTCCTGGGCCGGCGCGACGACCGGGCCGGGCTCGGCGACTGGTACGTCGACCCGGCCGTCTGGCCCGACGGCCTGCATCCGCTGGTCGCACACGTACGCGGGCTGGGGCTGGAGTTCGGGCTCTGGGTCGAGCCGGAGATGGTCAACCCCGACTCGGAACTGGCCCGGGCCCACCCCGAGTGGATCCTCGGCACCGGCGGGCGGCTGCCCCGGTCGGCCCGCTGGCAGCAGGTGCTCGACCTGACCCACCCGGAGGCGTACGAGTACCTGCTCGGGCGGCTCGACGCGCTGGTCCGGGAGTACGACATCGACTATCTGAAATGGGACCACAACCGGGACCTGCTCGACGCCGGCCACCAGCCGTCGGGGCGGCCCGGGGTGCACGGGCAGACCCTGGCGACCTACCGGCTCCTCGACACGCTGCGGGAACGGCATCGCCGGCTGGAGATCGAGTCGTGTTCCTCCGGCGGCGGCCGGGTCGACCTGGGCATCCTGGAACGGACCGACCGGATCTGGGGCAGCGACTGCATCGACGCCCTGGAACGGCAGTCGATCCAGCGCTGGACCCAGCTCCTGCTGCCGCCGGAACTGATCGGCTCGCACGTCGGCTCCGGCCGGGCGCACACCACCGGCCGTACCCACGATCTCGGCTTCCGGGCCGGTACCGCCTTCTTCGGCAGCTTCGGCATCGAGTGGGACCTGACCGCCGCCACCGGCGAGCAGCGGCAGGAACTGGCCTGGTGGGTGACGCTCTACAAGCGGCACCGCGCGCTGGTGCACGGCGGGGCGGTGGTCCGGGTCGACCATCCCGACCCGGCGCTCTGGGTGCACGGGGTGGTGGCACCGGACCGGTTCGAGGCGATCATGGCGATCGTCGCCGTGGCGACCGGGACCACGGTGAATCCCGGACCGGTACGCCTGCCCGGCCTCGATCCGGACCGCCGCTACCTGGTCCGGGCCGTCGCGCCGCCCGAGGCCGCGCGGAGCCTGCCGGCGCCGCCGGCCTGGACCACCGACGGGGTACGGCTGACCGGGCGCAGCCTCGGCAACGCCGGCCTACAGGCTCCGCCGCTGCACCCGGAGCAGCTCCTGCTGCTGCACCTGGACGGCCGGTGA
- a CDS encoding VOC family protein: MIEGTGLTVTTVNLSAPDPRALARFYQRLLGWEITEEAPDWVLMRDPAGGVGLAFQTEAAYRRPSWPARPGDQQMMMHLEIRVDDLERAAAHAVACGATRADFQPQEDVLVHLDPAGHPFCLYL; encoded by the coding sequence ATGATCGAGGGCACCGGTCTGACCGTGACCACCGTCAACCTGAGCGCACCGGATCCGAGGGCTCTGGCCCGTTTCTACCAGCGCCTCCTCGGCTGGGAGATCACCGAGGAGGCGCCGGACTGGGTGCTGATGCGTGACCCGGCCGGGGGAGTGGGGCTGGCCTTCCAGACCGAGGCGGCGTACCGCCGGCCGAGCTGGCCGGCCCGTCCCGGCGACCAGCAGATGATGATGCACCTGGAGATCCGGGTCGACGACCTGGAACGCGCCGCCGCACACGCCGTGGCCTGTGGCGCCACCCGGGCCGACTTCCAGCCCCAGGAGGACGTCCTCGTGCACCTCGACCCGGCCGGCCACCCCTTCTGCCTCTACCTCTGA
- a CDS encoding ABC transporter permease: MLSFAALRARWTGLLGPFVALCLGVALMSATALILVSAQPRVPDRYAGAEVLVAAPPVEAVSGTFPERRPWSPERTAELTGRLAALHGVTAAVPDRSFYAQAVLDGRPVGEPALGDPQGHGWSSAALAPYRLVAGSPPGRPDEVVLDRALGLAPGSPVTLLTATGPAGYTVAGTVDGPGFYLADPVAAPLSRGVRLIGLVLADDADPAAIRAAAEAVVGRDGTVLTGADRAQVEPPRDARTRWIGMQVLTAMTALAGFVSIFVVASTFAFGVAQRRREFGLLRTVGATPGQLRRLMYAEALAVGAVGAAVGAVLGTACAPAFGALLVDAGFQPAGFRVRIEPWPPAAAYLVGLVVALLGVWSASRRAGRVRPLEALREAVVDRRPMSRSRWIGGIVVTALGLLLTVLLAGAGPDEIVNYALYASMALTGGLTLLAPVLVPPLTYALTWPLGRLRGATGMLVRRNALTAVRRTASTSAPMLLTVGFTVLIAGSVATSTGAYASRDAGAIRAGSVLVPDGTPGLSDAAVATVAGTALLPSTVYADPPGGTATGAGEPLAAAGVDPVGFARVNGRLSVVSGDFAAFRGPETAVVTAGLAERFGWSAGGGATLGYPDGSSGPVRVAAVVADGSIPAQLLLAREVVRAHDPSALTEAVFTTAATGPDDGGADRRAVLGARLVGVAEYAAERDAAEDRLVWLATLILIGVSAGYTAIALANTLLMATAHRARELLLLLRAGATVRQVLGTVAAESGLVLAIGTALGLLVPAVALLAIRSALSEQLGVPVGLVVPGWTIGSVVAGCVVLALAASVLPARLILRAGPGGAGPRVE, translated from the coding sequence ATGCTGAGCTTCGCCGCGCTGCGCGCCCGGTGGACCGGGCTGCTCGGCCCGTTCGTCGCACTCTGCCTCGGCGTGGCGCTGATGTCGGCGACCGCGCTGATCCTGGTCTCCGCGCAACCCCGGGTGCCCGACCGGTACGCCGGGGCGGAGGTGCTGGTCGCGGCGCCTCCCGTCGAGGCGGTGTCGGGCACCTTTCCGGAGCGCCGCCCGTGGTCGCCGGAGCGGACCGCCGAACTGACCGGGCGGCTCGCCGCGCTGCACGGGGTCACGGCGGCGGTACCGGACCGGTCGTTCTACGCCCAGGCGGTGCTCGACGGCCGGCCGGTCGGTGAGCCCGCGCTCGGCGACCCGCAGGGGCACGGCTGGTCGAGTGCCGCGCTGGCGCCGTACCGGCTGGTGGCGGGGAGCCCGCCCGGCCGGCCGGACGAGGTGGTGCTGGACCGCGCGCTCGGGCTCGCCCCGGGCAGCCCGGTCACCCTGCTGACCGCGACCGGGCCGGCCGGGTACACCGTCGCGGGCACCGTGGACGGGCCCGGCTTCTACCTCGCCGACCCGGTCGCCGCACCGCTGTCCCGGGGCGTCCGGCTGATCGGCCTGGTACTCGCGGACGACGCCGACCCGGCGGCGATACGGGCGGCGGCCGAGGCGGTCGTCGGCCGGGACGGCACCGTGCTGACCGGCGCCGACCGGGCGCAGGTCGAACCGCCCCGGGACGCGCGGACCCGCTGGATCGGCATGCAGGTGCTGACCGCGATGACGGCGCTGGCCGGATTCGTCTCGATCTTCGTCGTCGCCTCCACCTTCGCCTTCGGGGTCGCCCAGCGGCGTCGGGAGTTCGGGCTGCTGCGTACCGTCGGCGCCACCCCGGGGCAGCTCCGCCGGCTGATGTACGCCGAGGCGCTGGCGGTCGGTGCCGTCGGGGCGGCCGTGGGGGCGGTGCTGGGTACCGCCTGCGCGCCGGCCTTCGGCGCCCTGCTGGTCGACGCCGGTTTCCAGCCCGCCGGGTTCCGGGTGCGGATCGAGCCCTGGCCGCCGGCCGCCGCCTACCTGGTGGGGCTGGTCGTCGCCCTGCTCGGGGTCTGGTCGGCGTCCCGCCGGGCCGGTCGGGTACGGCCGCTGGAGGCGCTGCGGGAGGCGGTGGTGGACCGGCGACCGATGTCCCGGTCCCGGTGGATCGGCGGGATCGTCGTCACCGCGCTGGGGCTGCTGCTGACCGTACTGCTGGCCGGGGCGGGCCCGGACGAGATCGTGAACTACGCCCTGTACGCCTCGATGGCGCTGACCGGTGGGCTGACCCTGCTCGCCCCGGTACTGGTGCCGCCGCTGACGTACGCGCTCACCTGGCCGCTGGGACGGCTGCGGGGTGCGACCGGGATGCTGGTGCGGCGCAACGCGCTGACGGCGGTGCGGCGTACCGCGTCGACGTCGGCGCCGATGCTGCTCACGGTCGGGTTCACGGTGCTGATCGCCGGTTCGGTGGCGACCTCGACCGGCGCGTACGCCAGCCGGGACGCGGGGGCGATCCGGGCCGGTTCGGTGCTCGTCCCGGACGGCACGCCCGGACTGTCGGACGCGGCGGTGGCCACCGTTGCCGGCACGGCGCTGCTGCCCAGCACCGTCTACGCCGACCCGCCCGGCGGTACGGCGACCGGTGCCGGTGAGCCGTTGGCCGCCGCCGGGGTGGACCCGGTCGGGTTCGCCCGGGTGAACGGGCGGCTCAGCGTCGTCTCCGGGGACTTCGCGGCCTTCCGGGGGCCGGAGACCGCGGTGGTGACCGCCGGGCTCGCCGAGCGGTTCGGCTGGTCGGCGGGGGGCGGCGCGACGCTCGGCTATCCGGACGGCAGCAGCGGGCCGGTCCGGGTGGCGGCGGTGGTCGCCGACGGCTCCATTCCGGCGCAGTTGCTGCTGGCCCGGGAGGTGGTCCGGGCGCACGATCCGTCGGCGCTCACCGAGGCGGTCTTCACCACGGCGGCGACCGGCCCCGACGACGGCGGAGCGGACCGTCGGGCCGTACTCGGGGCCCGGCTGGTCGGTGTCGCGGAGTACGCGGCGGAGCGGGACGCGGCCGAGGACCGGCTGGTCTGGCTGGCCACGCTGATCCTGATCGGGGTCTCGGCCGGCTACACCGCGATCGCGCTGGCGAACACGCTGCTGATGGCGACCGCGCACCGGGCCCGGGAGCTGCTGCTGTTGCTCCGGGCCGGCGCCACCGTCCGGCAGGTGCTCGGCACGGTGGCCGCCGAGTCGGGGTTGGTGCTGGCGATCGGCACCGCGCTCGGCCTGCTGGTGCCGGCGGTCGCGTTGCTGGCGATCCGCTCGGCGCTGAGCGAGCAGCTCGGGGTACCGGTCGGACTGGTCGTGCCCGGGTGGACGATCGGGTCGGTGGTGGCCGGGTGTGTGGTGCTGGCGCTGGCCGCCAGCGTGCTGCCGGCCCGGCTGATCCTGCGGGCCGGTCCGGGCGGCGCCGGGCCCCGGGTGGAGTGA
- the tyrS gene encoding tyrosine--tRNA ligase — MTDSSLPPAAPAGWESPLDDLRWRGLLFDSTDPAELAEHFGSAPVTFYVGFDPTAPSLHIGNLLQVLTARRLQLAGHRPLLLVGGATGLIGDPNERGERTLNSPEVVASWVERIRRQLAPFMSYVGDNAAHPVNNLDWTGEMSVAEFLRDVGKHFPINRMLAREVVKARLESGISYTEFSYQLLQANDFFELHRRYGCTLQFGGSDQWGNITAGVDYVRRRGAGPVHAFVTPLVTKADGTKFGKTEGGAIWLDPTMTSPYAFYQFWVNTDDRDVAQYLRYFSFRSHSEIEELEKATAERPAARVAQRALAEELTALVHGAEEARQAVAASQALFGRGTLDELSAETLRAALAETGLVAVQSLPSVAVLLRETGLVGSLNEARRAITEGGAYVNNERVTDVEATVPAEALLHGRFLVLRRGKRTFAGVELVSGR, encoded by the coding sequence GTGACCGATAGCAGCCTTCCCCCCGCCGCGCCTGCCGGCTGGGAGTCTCCGCTCGACGACCTGCGGTGGCGGGGACTCCTCTTCGACTCGACCGATCCCGCCGAGCTGGCGGAGCACTTCGGCTCCGCTCCGGTGACGTTCTATGTCGGGTTCGACCCCACGGCGCCGAGCCTGCACATCGGCAACCTGTTGCAGGTGCTGACGGCCCGCCGGCTGCAACTCGCCGGGCACCGCCCGCTGCTGCTGGTCGGCGGGGCGACCGGCCTGATCGGCGACCCCAACGAGCGGGGCGAGCGGACGCTGAACAGCCCGGAGGTGGTGGCGAGCTGGGTGGAGCGGATCCGCAGGCAGCTCGCGCCCTTCATGTCGTACGTGGGCGACAACGCCGCCCATCCGGTCAACAACCTGGACTGGACCGGCGAGATGTCGGTGGCGGAGTTCCTCCGTGACGTCGGCAAGCACTTCCCGATCAACCGGATGCTGGCCCGCGAGGTGGTCAAGGCCCGGCTGGAGAGCGGGATCAGCTACACCGAGTTCAGCTACCAGCTCCTCCAGGCCAACGACTTCTTCGAGCTGCACCGGCGGTACGGCTGCACGTTGCAGTTCGGCGGTTCCGACCAGTGGGGCAACATCACCGCGGGTGTCGACTACGTGCGGCGCCGTGGTGCCGGGCCGGTGCACGCCTTCGTCACCCCGCTGGTCACCAAGGCCGACGGTACGAAGTTCGGCAAGACCGAGGGCGGGGCGATCTGGCTCGACCCGACGATGACCAGCCCGTACGCCTTCTACCAGTTCTGGGTCAACACCGACGACCGGGACGTGGCGCAGTACCTCCGGTACTTCAGCTTCCGCTCGCATTCCGAGATCGAGGAGTTGGAGAAGGCGACGGCGGAGCGGCCGGCGGCCCGGGTCGCCCAGCGGGCGCTCGCCGAGGAGCTGACCGCGTTGGTGCACGGGGCCGAGGAGGCCCGGCAGGCGGTCGCGGCCAGCCAGGCGCTCTTCGGCCGGGGTACCCTTGACGAGCTTTCCGCCGAGACCCTCCGGGCGGCGCTGGCCGAGACCGGCCTGGTAGCGGTGCAGAGTCTGCCGTCGGTGGCGGTGCTGCTCCGCGAGACGGGACTGGTGGGCAGCCTCAACGAGGCCCGGCGGGCGATCACCGAGGGCGGCGCCTACGTCAACAACGAGCGGGTGACCGACGTCGAGGCCACGGTGCCGGCGGAGGCGCTGCTGCACGGCCGCTTCCTGGTGCTGCGCCGGGGCAAGCGGACCTTCGCCGGGGTGGAGTTGGTGTCCGGTCGATGA
- a CDS encoding response regulator transcription factor, which translates to MTGEPIRVLIADDQALLRGSFRVLIETTPGLTVVGEAGTGAAAVELAERERPDVVLMDVRMPELDGIEATRRISASPAAGQVRVLILTTFDLDEYVYAAIRAGASGFLLKDAPPEDLLTAIRVVAAGEGLLAPSVTRRLIAEFARLPEPDRPVARELTGVTDREREVLTLIGRGLSNPEIAGHLRLSPATVKTHVGRLLGKLHARDRAQLVIVAYQTGLVTVPDR; encoded by the coding sequence GTGACCGGCGAGCCGATCCGGGTGCTGATCGCCGACGACCAGGCGCTGCTCCGGGGCAGCTTCCGGGTGCTGATCGAGACGACGCCGGGGCTGACCGTGGTCGGCGAGGCCGGCACCGGCGCCGCCGCGGTCGAGCTGGCCGAGCGGGAGCGCCCGGACGTGGTGCTGATGGACGTCCGGATGCCGGAGCTGGACGGCATCGAGGCGACCCGGCGGATCAGTGCCTCACCCGCCGCCGGTCAGGTCCGGGTGCTGATCCTCACCACCTTCGACCTCGACGAGTACGTCTACGCGGCGATCCGGGCCGGCGCGAGCGGCTTCCTGCTCAAGGACGCCCCGCCGGAGGACCTGCTGACGGCGATCCGGGTGGTCGCCGCCGGTGAGGGGCTGCTCGCCCCGAGCGTGACCCGTCGACTGATCGCCGAGTTCGCCCGGTTGCCCGAACCGGACCGGCCGGTGGCCCGGGAGCTGACCGGGGTGACCGACCGGGAGCGGGAGGTGTTGACCCTGATCGGACGCGGCCTGTCCAATCCGGAGATCGCGGGTCATCTGCGGCTCAGTCCGGCCACGGTGAAGACGCACGTCGGCCGGCTGCTCGGCAAGCTGCACGCCCGGGACCGCGCCCAACTCGTCATCGTCGCCTACCAGACGGGCCTGGTCACGGTCCCCGATCGCTGA
- a CDS encoding sulfite exporter TauE/SafE family protein: MRKLLLLALVGLGAQLVDGSLGMAYGVTSTTLLLAIGTNPAAASATVHLAEIGTTLASGAAHWRFGNVDWKVVAKIGIPGAVGAFAGATFLSSLSTEVAAPIMALLLLTLGIYILVRFTAAGIPRDRLGQPLRKRFLAPLGLLAGFVDSTGGGGWGPVGTPAILASGRMAPRKVIGSIDTSEFLVAVAASLGFLVGLGSENVNFAWVLALLLGGVVAAPIAAWLVRHIPPRILGSAVGGVIIVTNARTLLRSDWIDAPDGVRYSVYAAIYLIWALALAYSIRQYRAHRDEETVEAIDTVAPAAEAEPSEKSSTPTPA; the protein is encoded by the coding sequence GTGCGAAAACTTCTGCTCCTCGCCCTGGTAGGGCTCGGTGCGCAGCTCGTCGACGGCAGTCTCGGCATGGCGTACGGCGTCACCTCCACCACCCTGCTGCTGGCGATCGGCACCAACCCGGCGGCCGCGTCCGCCACCGTGCACCTGGCCGAGATCGGCACCACCCTCGCCTCCGGCGCCGCGCACTGGCGGTTCGGCAACGTCGACTGGAAGGTGGTCGCCAAGATCGGCATACCGGGTGCGGTCGGCGCCTTCGCCGGCGCCACCTTCCTGTCCAGCCTCTCCACCGAGGTCGCCGCGCCGATCATGGCGCTGCTGCTGCTCACCCTCGGGATCTACATCCTGGTCCGGTTCACCGCGGCCGGCATCCCCCGGGACCGCCTCGGCCAGCCGCTGCGCAAGCGGTTCCTCGCCCCGCTCGGCCTGCTCGCCGGCTTCGTCGACTCGACCGGTGGCGGCGGCTGGGGACCGGTCGGCACCCCGGCGATCCTGGCCAGCGGCCGGATGGCGCCCCGCAAGGTGATCGGCTCGATCGACACCAGCGAGTTCCTGGTCGCGGTCGCCGCGAGCCTCGGTTTCCTGGTCGGCCTGGGCAGCGAGAACGTCAACTTCGCCTGGGTCCTCGCGCTGCTGCTCGGCGGCGTGGTCGCCGCGCCGATCGCCGCCTGGCTGGTCCGGCACATCCCGCCCCGGATCCTCGGCTCGGCGGTGGGTGGCGTGATCATCGTGACCAATGCCCGGACCCTGCTGCGCAGCGACTGGATCGACGCGCCGGACGGCGTGCGGTACTCCGTCTACGCGGCGATCTACCTGATCTGGGCGCTCGCGCTGGCGTACTCGATCCGGCAGTACCGGGCGCACCGGGACGAGGAGACCGTCGAGGCGATCGACACCGTGGCGCCGGCCGCCGAGGCCGAGCCCAGCGAGAAGAGTTCCACGCCCACTCCGGCCTGA
- a CDS encoding sensor histidine kinase produces MSAVQPRPLLTRRLRRVDLIALDVLAALGLAVICGYAAADPPAATGYPDPLVREPVWLSLLFMVVITAPIAVRRRWPVPVLAVVTISAFSAVLVEVVPIYASISVVIAVAFALYQVALVTELRRSVPALLLVLAGAVIAVLPKTSDWDEAITGLGFMALLLIATWILGRAVRERRAYTSRSAAELARQATVDERLRISRELHDIVAHSMSVITVKAAIANHVAESRPQEVRDALRDIEATSRSALAELRRTLGVLRSGAPGAAVEFAPAPGLADLPGLLDRATAAGIVAELVLELPAGAEPPEDVGRSGYRIVQEALTNVVKHAGPVRCRIEVTGADGELRVDVTNEPGRPVRAADPKGQGLIGMRERVHLYVGTFEAGPTAEGGFRVSARLPYRPAERPTPPADVPPLADAPPAAVEAGPVGGSAGGER; encoded by the coding sequence ATGAGTGCCGTCCAGCCGCGTCCGCTGCTGACCCGCCGGTTGCGCCGGGTCGACCTGATCGCCCTGGACGTGCTGGCGGCGCTCGGCCTGGCGGTGATCTGCGGGTACGCCGCCGCCGACCCGCCCGCGGCGACCGGGTACCCCGATCCGCTGGTCCGGGAGCCGGTCTGGCTCTCCCTGCTCTTCATGGTCGTCATCACGGCGCCGATCGCGGTACGCCGCCGCTGGCCCGTACCGGTGCTGGCGGTGGTGACGATCAGCGCGTTCAGTGCGGTACTGGTCGAGGTGGTGCCGATCTACGCCTCGATCTCCGTCGTCATCGCGGTCGCCTTCGCGCTCTACCAGGTGGCGCTGGTCACCGAGCTGCGCCGCTCGGTGCCGGCCCTGCTGCTGGTGCTGGCCGGTGCCGTGATCGCGGTCCTTCCGAAGACCTCGGACTGGGACGAGGCGATCACCGGGCTCGGCTTCATGGCGCTGCTCCTGATCGCGACCTGGATCCTCGGCCGGGCGGTACGCGAGCGGCGCGCGTACACCTCCCGGTCGGCGGCGGAGCTGGCCCGGCAGGCGACGGTCGACGAGCGGCTGCGGATCAGCCGCGAGCTGCACGACATCGTGGCGCACAGCATGAGCGTGATCACGGTGAAGGCGGCGATCGCCAACCATGTGGCGGAGTCCCGGCCGCAGGAGGTTCGGGACGCGCTGCGGGACATCGAGGCGACCAGCCGCAGTGCGCTGGCGGAGCTGCGCCGTACCCTCGGCGTGCTGCGCAGCGGCGCACCGGGTGCCGCGGTCGAGTTCGCTCCCGCGCCGGGCCTGGCCGACCTGCCGGGCCTGCTGGACCGGGCGACGGCGGCCGGGATCGTCGCGGAGCTGGTGCTGGAGCTGCCCGCCGGGGCGGAGCCGCCGGAGGACGTCGGCCGCTCGGGATACCGGATCGTGCAGGAGGCGCTGACCAACGTGGTCAAGCACGCGGGGCCGGTACGGTGCCGGATCGAGGTGACCGGTGCCGACGGCGAGTTGCGGGTCGACGTGACCAACGAGCCGGGTCGACCGGTCCGGGCGGCGGATCCGAAGGGGCAGGGTCTGATCGGCATGCGTGAGCGGGTCCACCTCTACGTCGGTACCTTCGAGGCCGGGCCGACCGCCGAGGGCGGTTTCCGGGTTTCGGCGCGGCTGCCGTACCGACCCGCCGAGCGCCCGACCCCGCCGGCCGACGTGCCCCCGCTGGCCGACGCGCCGCCCGCGGCGGTCGAGGCGGGTCCGGTGGGTGGGTCGGCCGGAGGGGAGCGGTGA
- a CDS encoding ABC transporter ATP-binding protein, producing the protein MTRRQETPELTAAVRLREVVRAYGSGVRRVAALDGVTVDFDRGTFTAVMGPSGSGKSTLLHCAAGLDRPTGGTVTIDGTDLGTLGETALTLLRRARVGFVFQSYNLVPALTAAQNVALPLRLAGRRPDPAELDATLAEVGLAGRGRHTPDELSGGEQQRVAIARALISRPAVLFADEPTGALDTRTSRDILRLLRGLVDQHRQTVVMVTHDPVAAAYADRVVLLADGRVVDELGGDLAAETIAARMTRLEPAC; encoded by the coding sequence ATGACGCGACGACAGGAAACACCGGAGCTGACCGCCGCCGTACGGCTGCGGGAGGTCGTCCGGGCGTACGGCAGCGGAGTCCGGCGGGTGGCCGCGCTGGACGGGGTGACGGTCGACTTCGACCGGGGCACCTTCACCGCCGTGATGGGTCCGTCCGGCTCCGGCAAGTCGACCCTGCTGCACTGCGCCGCCGGGCTCGACCGGCCGACCGGCGGCACGGTCACCATCGACGGCACCGACCTCGGCACCCTCGGCGAGACCGCGCTGACCCTGCTGCGCCGGGCCCGGGTCGGGTTCGTCTTCCAGTCGTACAACCTGGTGCCGGCGCTGACCGCGGCGCAGAACGTGGCGCTGCCGCTGCGACTGGCCGGCCGCCGGCCCGACCCGGCCGAACTGGACGCGACGCTGGCCGAGGTCGGCCTGGCCGGACGGGGCCGGCACACCCCGGACGAACTCTCCGGCGGCGAGCAGCAGCGGGTGGCGATCGCCCGGGCCCTGATCAGCCGGCCGGCGGTGCTCTTCGCCGACGAGCCGACCGGGGCGCTGGACACCCGGACCTCCCGGGACATCCTGCGGCTGCTGCGCGGCCTCGTCGACCAGCACCGGCAGACGGTGGTGATGGTGACGCACGACCCGGTGGCCGCCGCCTACGCCGACCGGGTCGTGCTGCTCGCCGACGGCCGGGTGGTGGACGAACTCGGCGGCGACCTGGCGGCGGAGACCATCGCGGCCCGGATGACCAGGTTGGAGCCGGCATGCTGA